The region TGTTTATTTAGTAAGAGGTAAAATCCAGGGAAGGAAAGGCAGTTTGTGGGGGTTAATGAATGTAGGCATTAGACCGACAATTCATGAGCCTAATAAAGAACCGAAAGTTGAGGTATATTTTCTTGATTTTTTTGGTAATTTGTATAATGAGTATATTATCTTGGAAGTTTTAGATTTCTTAAGAGAAGAGAAAAAATTTGAAGATAAAAATCAACTTGTAGAAGCTATGGCAAGAGATGAAGACAAAGCCAGAGAGATAATTGTAAAGAGGTATGGAAATATAAAAAGCATTTTATAATTATAAGTAAATTGACTATTAGGAATAGAGTAAGCAAAATAAAATATTTAAATTGATATTTCAAAATATATAAGCATAGTAAACACTTAAGTTAGGGACTTTAACAATAAATATTTTCTAAATAATAAGCATTTGAATTTATAACGGGTCCAGGGCGTAGCCCTTTCCCCTCTTTAGTACAAGTACCAAAATAGTTAAAGAAATAAATATTTTCTAAATAATAAGCATTTGAATTTATAACGGGTCCAGGGCGTAGCCCTTTCCCCTCTTTGGTACAAGTACCAAAATAGTTAAAGAAATAAATATTTTCTAAATAATAAGCATTTGAATTTATAACGGGTCCAGAGCGTAGCCCTTTCCCCTCTTTGGTACAAGTACCAAAATAGTTAAAGAAATAAATATTTTCTAAATAATAAGCATTTGAATTTATAACGGGTCCAGGGCGTAGCCCTTTCCCCTCTTTAGTACAAGTACCAAAATAGTTAAAGAAATAAATATTTTCTAAAAGTAATCAATTCTAAAACATATATATAATAAGAATTTTTAGATTTCTTTAGTAAGTAAAAGAACATTTTAGTTTTAAGGAGGATTTTTTTTGAAAGTAGCTATTGTTACAGATGAACCAAGGTACAAATATTTTCCTAATATAGAAAGTTTAAAAGAGGACGAACAAAAAAAAGTCACAGTAAATAATTTAAGAGAAGCTTTATCTAATGATTTCGAGTGTCTGCAGCTTATTTTTGATGAAAATATACTTTATAATTTAAAGCGGCAAGACATAGAACTAGTTTTTAATTTGTGTAATGGCATACGAGGTGAAGCCAAACTATCACAGTTTCCTGCCATTTTAGAATTTGCTAATATTCCGTATACTGGGTCTTCACCAGAAGGGCATTTGTTAGCTGGAAATAAAATATATTCTAATATTATGCTTGAAAAAGAAGGTGTACCTGTTCCAAAATATGAAAAAATATATAATATAAAAGATCTAAATTATATTAAGTTAAAATATCCCATTTTAATTAAACCAAAAGATGAAGGTTCTAGTAGAGGAATTCACGATGATAATCTAGTGTTTGATAAAGAGGAATTGAAATCGAAGGTCGAGAGGCTGTTGAAAAAATATACTTCTCCCCTTATTGCAAGTGAGTTTATTGATGGAAGAGAATTTACTGTTGGTGTTTTGGGTAATGGTTCTACAATAAAAATACTACCAATACTTGAAATTGATTTTTCGAATTTACCGGAAAATATAAATAGATTTTATAGCTTTGAGGTAAAATTTAAATATGCGAATATGACTGAATATCATATACCTCCAGAAATCGATGAAAAGGCTAAGATTAATATCGAAAATACTGCAATTAATGCTTACAATGCGTTATGTATTCGTGATTACGCTCGAATAGATATTAGAGTAAAAGATGGAGTTGCTTATGTTTTAGATGTAAATTCTTTACCAGGTTTAAGAAAAGGATATAGTGATTTAACAAAAATGGCTGAGGCAGAAGGTTTGAAATATAAGGATCTAATCAGATTAATTGTTCAAAATGCTCTAAAGAGGTATAATCTTCTTGACAAGTGACAAATAAAATAATATAATCTAGTTATAAATGAAAAGCATAGAAAGGGCGCTTAGCTCAGAGGGAGAGCGTCTGCTTCACGCGCAGAAGGTCGTAGGTTCAAGTCCTACAGCGCCCACCAATTCCTTATTCCTCTAGTTTTCCAATCTTTTTAAGAATATTTTTAATTACTTGAATATCTTCAGCATGTTCTTTGTCGTCTCCTGGAGTTTCTAACAATAATGGCAGATTACAAATTTCATCAAAAGAAAGGAAAGTCTCAAATCCTTTAATTCCTATATAACCTTTTCCAATGAATTCATGTCGGTCTTTTCCTGCCCCTAAATCATATTTTGAATCATTCAAATGAATCATTTTTAGTTTTTCTAGACCCATATTTTTCTCAATGTCATCAAGTAATTTTAGGACGCCTGCTTTTGATCGTATATCATAATTTGAATCAAAACCATGACATGTATCGAAAGTTATACCTAGCCTATTTTTAAACCGTGAAGCATTTATAATCGATCCCAAATGTTTCATGCTATATCCGATGTTTCCGCCTTTTTTTGCAACATTTTCTAGTAAAATGGTTACTTGTGTGTCTTTTATCTTCGAAAAAATAATATCCAATGCTTCAACTATTCTGTTGATTCCAAACTCTTCTCCAACACCCAAATGGCTGCCAGGATGAAAATTATAAAAGAATATACCCAGCTTATTAGTTGCTTTTATTTCTTCAATCATAGTATCAATTGATTTTTCCCAAATATCCTCTTTTGGAGACGCTAAATTAATCAGATAACTTGAATGTACAAGAACACTTTCAAAACGTATGTTAAATTTTTTCATATTGAGTTTAAATTCATCAACTTCTTGATCGGTAGGTTGTTTCATACTCCATGTCCTAGGAGAATGAGTAAATATTTGAAAAGTGTTTCCACCAATGTTTACGGTGTCTTGGGGAACTTTTTTAAATCCTTTAGATATCTTCATATGAGCACCAAGTTCAATCACACTATCACTCCTCTTTATATGAATTCAACATCATTTCTTAATAGGCTTAATGCTTCATCTTTATAATATTTTCCAATTATACCAATGTTTGCAAATATGTAATTTTTATCATATGCAAATTTTACTTCTTTGGATGGAATAAGTAAATCTTCAGAGAATTTATGGGTTAAAAAACTTTCCATGATTTTTTTTCGATATTTCGAACGAGATAAGATACCTCCTGTTCCAAATAATACTTTAATAGCTGTTAAATCCTTACCTTGGGCTATTTTTTGTCGACCTAATGGGGTATAAACATAATTGATTTTACCTGCATGCCTCTTGATAGCAGTTAAAAGACAATATTTTGCTAAAAAAGCGCTAAATTCTTCTTCTAAATTGTTTTTAGGAAAAGGCGTGAGATTTTTCAATAATTCATCATAATTGCTAAAAAGATTTTTGATATTTTCTTTTCCAATCAAGTCTATAACATGTGGAGCATTTAGATATATGCCCAAATCACCATCAACAGTTCTTTTTGTTTTAGGTTCGGGTGAGACTAAGATTTTTTGTATTTCGGGTGATCCATCGGTTACCGATACAATATCTGTAGTAGCTCCACCAATATCAATTGTCAGAACGTCGTCATATAAAGTGCTTAATAGCTCTGTAGTATGTACAACTGCAGCAGGAGTTGGAATTATTTCTTCATCAACTATCTCGTAAACTTTTCCCATACCTGGGGCATTTATTATATGTTTAGAGAAAACTTCTTGAATAATTTTTCGTGCAGGTTCCACATTTAATTGATCGACTTTAGGATACACATTTTCAGTTATTATTATTTTTTTGTTTTGCTCGTCAAAAATCTCTTTTATATCATCTTGAATAGCACAATTTCCTGCGTAAACAACCGGAGATTTAAGGGGTAGAGAGGCTAGAAGTTTTGCGTTTTCAATAACAATGTCTTCTTCTCCATAATCAACTCCCCCCGAAAGAATAATTAATTTAGGATTGATATTTTTTATTCGAGTTAATTGACTGTCTCTCAATCTTCCTGCAGTTACATATTTTATAATAGCTCCGGCACCTAAGGAGGCTTCTTGAGCAGCTTTTACGGTCATATCATAAACTAGCCCATGAACAGTAACTGTAAGACCCCCTGCAGCGGAAGATGTAGCTAAAAATTTATTCCATTGAATTTTTTCTCCTAACTTTTTGGAAATAATATCTAAAGCTTTTTCTATCCCGATAGTTACATCACCTTCGGGTATAGTAGTTTTGTATTCACTTTGAACTAATATAGACAAGTCACTACCTATAGTTTGAAAGGCAGTTAGAACAGTTGTAGTGCTACCAATTTCTGCAACAAGTAAATCAATTTTCATTGAATACATGTCTCCTATCTCTAAAAAAAGTTTTTAGAATTTTTGTTGCTTCGACTAATTCATTAAAAGAAGCTGCAAATGAAAGTCTAATAAATCCATCAGCATAAAAAGCAGATCCTGGAACAACGGCTAATCCATATTCCAACAATTTTTCACAAAATTCTATGTCATTTAAACCAAATTCAGAAATGTTAATAAAATAGTAAAATGCTCCCTGAGGTTTGACAAATTTCAAGTTTAATTTCTTAAATTCTTCAAAGAGGTAATCTCTCCTTTTTTTAAATTCTTCTACCATAAATGAATTATCAACACTTAAAGCTTTTAATGCTGCATATTGAGAAGGAGTATTAACATTTGAAGTAGAATGCGATTGAATTTTTGCCATTTGGCTAATAATTTCTTCAGGTGCTAAAGCATATCCAACTCTCCAACCGGTCATCGACCATGCTTTAGAAAAACTGTTTACAACAATTAATTGTTCTTTAATTGCGTCAAAAGAAGTCATGGAAGTGTATGAATGGTCATACAATAAACAATCGTAAACTTCATCACTGATAATTAGTAAATTATGAGTAATTGATAAAGATACAATAAATTCTAAAAGAGATTTTGGATATACAATACCTGTTGGATTATTAGGGGAGTTAATTATAATCGCTTTTGTTTTATTTGTTATGGCTTTTTCTATGTCTTCTCTTAATGGCAAAAAATTATTTTCTTCATAACATTTTATATGAATAGGTATGCCTTCAAGCATTCTAATTTGAGAATCATAGCTTACCCAAGAAGGATCAAAGATGATAATTTCATCACCAGGATTGATGATAGAAAATAAAGCATTGAAAATTGCCTGTTTTCCTCCATTGGTTACTATTACATTATTTTCATTATAATTAGCTAAATATCTATTGTTTACGTATTGCGAAATTTTTCTTCTAAGTTCTAATATCCCTCTATTATCTGTGTACTTAGTTTTACCACTTTTCATAGCTAAATATGCAGCTTCTATGATTGAATCTGGTGTCCTAATATCTGGTTCCCCAGCAGTTAGTCTTATTACTTTTTCTCCTTTGCTTTGTAACTCCATAGCTCGTGAATTTAATTCCATGGTTTTTGATAATTCCAAAGATACAATTCTCCCGGAAAGATACAACTTTTCTCCACCTCTCTCAATATTTTTTCTCCAAAATAACCACATTTTCTATATGATAAGTGTTTGGGAACATATCAAACGGTTGAACAGACATTAAATTAAAGTCTTTTTTAAGAAAAATACTTAAATCTCTTGCTAATGTAGATGGATCGCATGAAACGTAAATAACAGCCTTATTTGTAATATTTGAAATCAAATCAATTTCTTTCTTATATAATCCATTTCGTGGGGGATCTACTATAACAAAATCAAATTTTTTAGTTTTATTCTTAACAAGAAAGTCCTTCACAAGTCCTTGAGTAAATTTTATATTTTTTATAGAATTAATATTAGCATTTGAAAAAGAAGCTTTTACAGAAACTTTTGAGCTTTCAACCGATTCAACAAATTTGAATAAAGGTGCATAGTATACTGAGAAAAGACCTACTCCACTGTAAAGGTCTAAAAGAGTATCAGACCTATTGGAGTTATTTTTAAAATAATCTAAAATATACCTCAAAATTTTTTTTGTAACATTGTAGTTATTCTGGAAAAAAGAGGTTGGAGGAATTTGAAATTTAAAGCCATCAAATTCTTCTTCAATTACACCTTCTCCTAAAAGCGTTCTATAAGGTCCTCTTAAAATAATTTTATCAGAACTGTTCATTACATGAATTAATGAATTTATATGGTAATGTTTTTGAAAATATTCTTTAATTTCATTTTCAGCAGGTAAGTATTCAGTATGAGTAACGATTATAGCCATAAGCTGATTAGTGTAGAATGCTTTTCGTAGCACTAAATGTTTTAAAATTCCTGTTCTGTTTTTTTTATTGTATACTGATAAGCCTAATTTCTCAGCTAAACTTCGTATACCGTTTTTAATGTTATCAAACTCTTTGGGAGAAATAGGACAAGAAAAGATATTGAGCACATTGTTCGAACGTTTTTCTTTTAAACCAAGCTTCAAAACTTGGTTATTTTCAAAAGTATATTCCATTCTATTTCTATACTCCCAAATTATATCACTTTTTATGGTGTTTTTGACAAAAGAATCATCTATTTTACCTATTCTCGATAATTGTTCCTTTACAATATTTGTTTTTGCCTCCAATTGATACTCATATTTACAATCTAACCACTGACAACCTCCACATGCTGGATAATGTTTACAAGATGAAGGTATCCTATAATTAGAAGCAGTAATAATCTCAACTGGTTTAGCGAAAACTAGATTTTTGGTGATCTTAGATGGAATGACCTTTAAGAAATCTCCTGGATAAGAGTTTTCTATTAAATAAATTTTTCCTTCATATCTAGCCATTCCATAACCACCATAAACAAGTTTTTCTACAACTAAATTAACCTCTTCTTGACCTTTTAAATCATTATTTTGCATTATTACACCTCAAATCTTTTTTAGCTAATACACGTTCACATGCTTTCTGGAGCACTAACACCTAAAATAGAAAGCCCTCTATTTAAAACAATTTTTGTCGCTTCACAAAGATTAAGCCTAGCTTGCATTAGATCATAGTTATCTGCATTAAGTACAGATAGAGAGTTATAAAAATGATGGAATCTCGAAGATACTTTTTCTAAATACTGTGTTAATAGATTGGGCTTAAATTGTAAAGAGGCATTTACTAAGGAATTAGGAAATAAAGCTAATTCTCTCAATAAGGCTTTTTCCTCATATTTATCTAGATTACTTAATCCCAAAAATCTTTCATATTTTATTCCTCTTTTTTCAGCTTCTTTAAAAATACTACATATCCTAGCGTGTGCATATTGCACATAGAAAACCGGATTTTCATTAGATTTTTTGATTGCTAAATCTACATCAAAATTCAAGGTTGTATCCGGATCTACCATAGCAAAAAAATACCTTACAGCATCTTTTCCAACTTTGTTGATGAGCTCGTCAAGGGTATAAAACTCACCTCTTCTTGTGGACATTCTGATTAGTTCATCATCTTTTTTAATATTAACAAATTGATGAAGTATAATCTTTAAGAAATCTTCAGGAAGTCCTAATGCTTTAATAGACGCCATCATTCTAGGTATATGGCCATGATGATCTGAACCTAAAATATCAATAACTTGGTCAAAACCTCGTAAATATTTATAATAATGATAGGCAATATCATCGCAAAAGTATGTTGGCATGTTGTCATTTGACCGAATTAATACTTTATCATTTTCTTCTATAAGGTCTGAAACTTTAAACCATAACGCACCATCTTTTTCATAAACAAAACCTTTGGATTTTAGTTGATTTAAAGTTGAGTTTACTATATTGTTTTTGAACAAAAGTTTTTCACTAAATACGATATCGAAATATATATCAAGTTGTTTTAAAGTGTAAAGCATCTTATTAAGCATATCTTCTACAGCTTCTTCCATGAATAAGTTTTCAATCTCGCTGTTCCATTTGTCTTTATACAGATCACCGTACTTGTTTATAAGGGTTCTAGCAGTTTCAATTAAATATTCACCTACATATCCATCTTCAGGTATTTCATAATGAGAACCTAATAACTCATTATATCGAACCCATAATGATCTTGCTAAAAGTTTGATTTGTCTTCCTGCATCATTCAGATACATTTCTTTCTGAACAATATGTCCAGTTTGCTCATATATATTTCCAATTACATCTCCCATTACAGCTTGTCTTCCATGAGCTATGGTTAGTGGTCCTGTTGGATTAACACTGGCGAATTCAAATTGAATAATTTTTCCTTTACCTATATCAATTTTACCGTAGTTTCTTGGGTGACTTATTATATGAGAACATATTCTCTGATAAACTGAAGGAGAAAGAAACAAATTTAAAAAACCATTAACATTTTCTACCTTTGTAAAAAAGTTATTCTTAGAGAGTTTTTCGGAGAGTTCTTGAGAAATAACTTTAGGATTCTTTTTAAACTTTTTAGCTAGTAAAAAAGAGATATTTGAAGAAAAGTCTCCTAGGTCATCTTGAGGAGGAATTTCAACAACATATTCTTCAGAAAAATTAGCTAATCCTAATTCTTTAAGAGCGTTATCAATTTGCTCTTTTATTAAAGAAATAATTTCCATTATTTTTACCTCCAATTCTTATTCTCTTGCTTGAGATAAAGTGCCTGGTATTTTTAGTTTATTTTCAATATATCTAAAAATCTCACTAAAAACAGTAACCAATAGAAAGTAAATAATTCCAGCAAAAAGATAAACCTTGAAAAATTCAAAGTTACGACTAGCAACGAACTTTGCTTGAGCCATTATTTCAGGTGCTCCTACAATGTAGGAAAGCGAGGAGTATTTTAATAAATAAATAAACTCATTAGTCCAAGAAGGAATAAATCTACGAATGGCTTGAGGTAAAATGACAAATCGAATAGATTGCCATTTTGTCATTCCAATCGAAAGTGCTGCTTGCATTTGTCCTGAACTAATTGATTGAATAGCACCCCGTAAATATTCAGCTTGATATGCAGATGAGTTTAAGAAAAAAGAGATTATAGATGCTGTTAGTGGTGATAATCTAATACCTATGACAGGCAAACTATAATATAAAATAAATAGTTGAACTAGCAGAGGAGTACCTCTAATTATTTCTATATAACAATTACTAATAGTATATAAAACCTTATTTCCATACATTTTAGATAAAGAAAGGAATATAGCTATAAAAAAGCCAATTATTACAGATGACATTGTTAAAAATAATGTGATCCATAATCCATCCAACATATATTTCCAGGAACTTTGAACAATTTCAATAAAAGTCATTGATTTTCTTCCTTCCCGTACAATTTTGTTAATTTATTTAAAAACTCTTTTGTCCTTTCTTTTTTAGGGTTGTTAAACATTTCTAAAGGAGAACCCTGTTCAACAATTACCCCACCTTCCATAAAAATAATTTCATCTGCGACAGCTCTAGCAAAACCCAACTCGTGGGTTACACAAAGCATAGTCATTCCACTTTTTGCCAATTCTATCATTACCCCTAAAACCTCACCTATTAATTCTGGGTCTAATGCAGAAGTGGGTTCATCAAACAACATTAATTTTGGATTCATAGCCAAAGCTCGAGCTATTGCAACTCTTTGTTTCTGACCTCCGGAAAGTTGTGCTGGATAGAGTTCAATTTTATTTTTTAAACCAACTCGTTCTAGCTCTTTTAATGCAATATCTGTGGCCTCATCTTTATTTATTTTCTTAACTTTGATCAAACCTAACTTAACATTATCGAGTACATTAAGATGTTCAAATAAATTGAAATGTTGAAATACAAAGCCGATTTCTTGTCTTATTTTATGAACATTTTTTGCAGAAGTTATATCTTTATTTTCTAGATATATTTTTCCCGAATCAACTTCTACTAATCTATTAATACACATTAACAAAGTACTTTTACCAGTGCCACTTGGACCAATAATAACCTTGGTTTCTCCTTTGTTAACATTAAAAGAAATGCCTTTCAAGACTTCATTTCCGTTAAAGCTTTTATGTACATTCTCTACTCTTAATATTACTTGATTAGAATTATTTTTGCTAATCATATTCAAATTACACTCTCCTTACTTCATATCCAGGAATTTCAAGTTTTTTCTCAACATAACCTAGTCCTTTACTCAATGAAAATGTTAGTACAAAATAAATCAACCCACATATTAGGTATATAAGTAAAGGTTTGTTTGTAACAGCTATTATGTAAGTACCTTGTCTTAATAATTCAATAACTCCAAGTGCATAAGCTAAAGATGTATCCTTTAAAACTACGGCAGCTTCGTTAGTCCATCCAGATAAAGATATTCGAAAAGCCTGAGGAAAAATAACATTAAAAAAAGTTTGAAATTTTGTCATTCCTAAGGAGTATGCTGCATCGACTTGTCCTTTAGGTAGTGAAGAAATAGCTCCTCTAAATATCTGAGATTGATAAGCAGAGCTTCTTAACCCCAGCCCAACAATAGAAGCGAACAATGGATTAAGTCTTATTCCTATTAGAGGAAGACCATAAAATATTAAAAATAAAATAACTAATTCAGGAAGACTTCGCAATAATCTTTCGTAAAATAGAAAAAAGGCACGAACAAACTTGTTCCCATAAAGCTGACCTAAAGCAACTATAATAGATACAACAAATCCTAGAACTATGCTAAAAAAAGCTAGTTCTAGAGTAACTAAAGTTCCTTTTAAAAGATGTGGTAGAGAATCAATAATAATTTTTAAATTTTCCAATGTACATCCCTTTCCTGTAATTTTGAATATTATATAAAATAGATAGGAAGTATATATACTACAGTTGAGGGGGCAAAGCCCCCTCATTAATATTTAGATTAAGTTATAGTTTTAATTTAACTTCAATGGCTATAAAGATATTTAATTAATTAAAGGCTATAAGAAACTATTTAAAATACTTTTCAATAAGTTCGTCGAGCTTTCCGTTTTTTTGTAACTCTTGAATACCACTATTTAAAAGATTTAATAATTCTTTGTTTCCTTTCTTGACAGCCATTCCGTAACTTTCCTCAGTTTTTATGATTCCAACAATTTTAACAGGATCTGTTTTAGTAAATCTTTCAGAAACAGGATTATCTAGAACTATAGCATCAATATTTTTATTTACTAGGTCTCTAACCGCAAAATTAAATGTGTCGTATCTAGTAATGTTTTTCTTTGGTATGATATTTTTATCTGAAAGATGTTCAGTAACCCAGAGATCTCCGGTAGTGCCAGTTTGGACTCCTATTTTGTGGTTTCCAAATAGAACAGTAATATCAAAATCCGAATCTTTTCTTACTAAGATGCTTTGATCGCCACTATAATAAGGAATTGTAAAGTCAACAACCTTTTGCCTATCTTCAGTAATAGTCATTCCTGCAGCAATTATATCAATATTGCCTGTTGTCAAAGATGGGATTAAAGAGTCAAAACTGATATCGATAACTTCAACATTGAACCCTTTTAATTTTCCTATTTCTCTAATCAAATCAATATCAAAGCCTACAAACTGTCCGTTTTCTACATATTCAAAAGGTGGAAAAGAAGCTTCTGTCCCAACTTTATAAGTAACCCCAAAAACAAAAAGTAGCGGTGTTAAAACTGCTATGAAAAACAAAAAAGCTCTTTTAAACATTCAAATCCCTCCCTTTCTATGATGATAAAAAGAATAGAATTATATTAAAGAATATTAATAAAAAAATTTAATGAATAAAGAGTTGTAAATTTAAACAACGACAATTTTAGTCTATGTTTTTTACATTTTATTATAACATATTTTATTATATGATTACTAAAATAATTAATTTTTATTATTGCATTCACATATTTTTTTCATAAAAATGATTCCTTTTATTTAAAAAAACAG is a window of Defluviitoga tunisiensis DNA encoding:
- a CDS encoding amino acid ABC transporter permease encodes the protein MENLKIIIDSLPHLLKGTLVTLELAFFSIVLGFVVSIIVALGQLYGNKFVRAFFLFYERLLRSLPELVILFLIFYGLPLIGIRLNPLFASIVGLGLRSSAYQSQIFRGAISSLPKGQVDAAYSLGMTKFQTFFNVIFPQAFRISLSGWTNEAAVVLKDTSLAYALGVIELLRQGTYIIAVTNKPLLIYLICGLIYFVLTFSLSKGLGYVEKKLEIPGYEVRRV
- the argS gene encoding arginine--tRNA ligase produces the protein MEIISLIKEQIDNALKELGLANFSEEYVVEIPPQDDLGDFSSNISFLLAKKFKKNPKVISQELSEKLSKNNFFTKVENVNGFLNLFLSPSVYQRICSHIISHPRNYGKIDIGKGKIIQFEFASVNPTGPLTIAHGRQAVMGDVIGNIYEQTGHIVQKEMYLNDAGRQIKLLARSLWVRYNELLGSHYEIPEDGYVGEYLIETARTLINKYGDLYKDKWNSEIENLFMEEAVEDMLNKMLYTLKQLDIYFDIVFSEKLLFKNNIVNSTLNQLKSKGFVYEKDGALWFKVSDLIEENDKVLIRSNDNMPTYFCDDIAYHYYKYLRGFDQVIDILGSDHHGHIPRMMASIKALGLPEDFLKIILHQFVNIKKDDELIRMSTRRGEFYTLDELINKVGKDAVRYFFAMVDPDTTLNFDVDLAIKKSNENPVFYVQYAHARICSIFKEAEKRGIKYERFLGLSNLDKYEEKALLRELALFPNSLVNASLQFKPNLLTQYLEKVSSRFHHFYNSLSVLNADNYDLMQARLNLCEATKIVLNRGLSILGVSAPESM
- the aspC gene encoding aspartate aminotransferase — translated: MELSKTMELNSRAMELQSKGEKVIRLTAGEPDIRTPDSIIEAAYLAMKSGKTKYTDNRGILELRRKISQYVNNRYLANYNENNVIVTNGGKQAIFNALFSIINPGDEIIIFDPSWVSYDSQIRMLEGIPIHIKCYEENNFLPLREDIEKAITNKTKAIIINSPNNPTGIVYPKSLLEFIVSLSITHNLLIISDEVYDCLLYDHSYTSMTSFDAIKEQLIVVNSFSKAWSMTGWRVGYALAPEEIISQMAKIQSHSTSNVNTPSQYAALKALSVDNSFMVEEFKKRRDYLFEEFKKLNLKFVKPQGAFYYFINISEFGLNDIEFCEKLLEYGLAVVPGSAFYADGFIRLSFAASFNELVEATKILKTFFRDRRHVFNEN
- a CDS encoding deoxyribonuclease IV, which gives rise to MIELGAHMKISKGFKKVPQDTVNIGGNTFQIFTHSPRTWSMKQPTDQEVDEFKLNMKKFNIRFESVLVHSSYLINLASPKEDIWEKSIDTMIEEIKATNKLGIFFYNFHPGSHLGVGEEFGINRIVEALDIIFSKIKDTQVTILLENVAKKGGNIGYSMKHLGSIINASRFKNRLGITFDTCHGFDSNYDIRSKAGVLKLLDDIEKNMGLEKLKMIHLNDSKYDLGAGKDRHEFIGKGYIGIKGFETFLSFDEICNLPLLLETPGDDKEHAEDIQVIKNILKKIGKLEE
- a CDS encoding amino acid ABC transporter permease; amino-acid sequence: MTFIEIVQSSWKYMLDGLWITLFLTMSSVIIGFFIAIFLSLSKMYGNKVLYTISNCYIEIIRGTPLLVQLFILYYSLPVIGIRLSPLTASIISFFLNSSAYQAEYLRGAIQSISSGQMQAALSIGMTKWQSIRFVILPQAIRRFIPSWTNEFIYLLKYSSLSYIVGAPEIMAQAKFVASRNFEFFKVYLFAGIIYFLLVTVFSEIFRYIENKLKIPGTLSQARE
- the rlmD gene encoding 23S rRNA (uracil(1939)-C(5))-methyltransferase RlmD gives rise to the protein MQNNDLKGQEEVNLVVEKLVYGGYGMARYEGKIYLIENSYPGDFLKVIPSKITKNLVFAKPVEIITASNYRIPSSCKHYPACGGCQWLDCKYEYQLEAKTNIVKEQLSRIGKIDDSFVKNTIKSDIIWEYRNRMEYTFENNQVLKLGLKEKRSNNVLNIFSCPISPKEFDNIKNGIRSLAEKLGLSVYNKKNRTGILKHLVLRKAFYTNQLMAIIVTHTEYLPAENEIKEYFQKHYHINSLIHVMNSSDKIILRGPYRTLLGEGVIEEEFDGFKFQIPPTSFFQNNYNVTKKILRYILDYFKNNSNRSDTLLDLYSGVGLFSVYYAPLFKFVESVESSKVSVKASFSNANINSIKNIKFTQGLVKDFLVKNKTKKFDFVIVDPPRNGLYKKEIDLISNITNKAVIYVSCDPSTLARDLSIFLKKDFNLMSVQPFDMFPNTYHIENVVILEKKY
- a CDS encoding basic amino acid ABC transporter substrate-binding protein, whose amino-acid sequence is MFKRAFLFFIAVLTPLLFVFGVTYKVGTEASFPPFEYVENGQFVGFDIDLIREIGKLKGFNVEVIDISFDSLIPSLTTGNIDIIAAGMTITEDRQKVVDFTIPYYSGDQSILVRKDSDFDITVLFGNHKIGVQTGTTGDLWVTEHLSDKNIIPKKNITRYDTFNFAVRDLVNKNIDAIVLDNPVSERFTKTDPVKIVGIIKTEESYGMAVKKGNKELLNLLNSGIQELQKNGKLDELIEKYFK
- a CDS encoding amino acid ABC transporter ATP-binding protein, whose translation is MISKNNSNQVILRVENVHKSFNGNEVLKGISFNVNKGETKVIIGPSGTGKSTLLMCINRLVEVDSGKIYLENKDITSAKNVHKIRQEIGFVFQHFNLFEHLNVLDNVKLGLIKVKKINKDEATDIALKELERVGLKNKIELYPAQLSGGQKQRVAIARALAMNPKLMLFDEPTSALDPELIGEVLGVMIELAKSGMTMLCVTHELGFARAVADEIIFMEGGVIVEQGSPLEMFNNPKKERTKEFLNKLTKLYGKEENQ
- a CDS encoding D-alanine--D-alanine ligase family protein, with translation MKVAIVTDEPRYKYFPNIESLKEDEQKKVTVNNLREALSNDFECLQLIFDENILYNLKRQDIELVFNLCNGIRGEAKLSQFPAILEFANIPYTGSSPEGHLLAGNKIYSNIMLEKEGVPVPKYEKIYNIKDLNYIKLKYPILIKPKDEGSSRGIHDDNLVFDKEELKSKVERLLKKYTSPLIASEFIDGREFTVGVLGNGSTIKILPILEIDFSNLPENINRFYSFEVKFKYANMTEYHIPPEIDEKAKINIENTAINAYNALCIRDYARIDIRVKDGVAYVLDVNSLPGLRKGYSDLTKMAEAEGLKYKDLIRLIVQNALKRYNLLDK
- a CDS encoding GlmL-related ornithine degradation protein, whose product is MKIDLLVAEIGSTTTVLTAFQTIGSDLSILVQSEYKTTIPEGDVTIGIEKALDIISKKLGEKIQWNKFLATSSAAGGLTVTVHGLVYDMTVKAAQEASLGAGAIIKYVTAGRLRDSQLTRIKNINPKLIILSGGVDYGEEDIVIENAKLLASLPLKSPVVYAGNCAIQDDIKEIFDEQNKKIIITENVYPKVDQLNVEPARKIIQEVFSKHIINAPGMGKVYEIVDEEIIPTPAAVVHTTELLSTLYDDVLTIDIGGATTDIVSVTDGSPEIQKILVSPEPKTKRTVDGDLGIYLNAPHVIDLIGKENIKNLFSNYDELLKNLTPFPKNNLEEEFSAFLAKYCLLTAIKRHAGKINYVYTPLGRQKIAQGKDLTAIKVLFGTGGILSRSKYRKKIMESFLTHKFSEDLLIPSKEVKFAYDKNYIFANIGIIGKYYKDEALSLLRNDVEFI